A stretch of Pseudorhodobacter turbinis DNA encodes these proteins:
- a CDS encoding TRAP transporter large permease, translating into MTLWFTLIGGIVFSAGTGVALGAALGITGLVILQFYSNGATSLAIDAIWGVFNSFTLSAVPMFILLGEILLRSGISEKAYSAFSPLFRRVPGGLLHTNIAVCTLFGAVSGSSLSTAAAVGSVAYPEMAKRGYNKDMVVGSLAGGGTLGLLIPPSLSFLIYGALTETSIGRLFAAGIVPGLLVGAMFMAYILVRCIRNPSLAPRDPHSSTLWEIILGLRQIWPLLALIAGVIGTIVLGLATPTEAAGVGVVLAVIISSIWGDLTFSKLIEAIYNSVLLFSAVGFLVLGATILAQSVSILGLPQKILEVVAESGLGTYSVLLLVVLIYLVMGCFFDGLSLMIMTLPVVFPLLTGLGFDAIWIGVIITIVIEIGQVTPPVGLNLSVLTSLTNNQVSLGRVAYATVPYWLIHLFAILLLTLFPALALFLPNLLF; encoded by the coding sequence ATGACACTTTGGTTCACACTGATTGGCGGTATCGTCTTTAGCGCGGGCACTGGCGTTGCCTTGGGTGCTGCCCTTGGCATCACCGGGCTGGTTATCTTGCAGTTCTACTCCAATGGCGCGACGTCCTTGGCGATTGATGCCATCTGGGGCGTGTTCAATTCCTTCACCCTAAGCGCCGTGCCGATGTTCATCCTGCTGGGCGAAATCCTCTTGCGCAGCGGCATCAGCGAGAAGGCCTATTCCGCCTTTTCGCCACTGTTCCGGCGGGTGCCGGGGGGCTTGTTGCACACCAATATCGCGGTTTGCACCCTCTTTGGCGCCGTCAGCGGGTCAAGCCTGTCAACCGCGGCCGCCGTAGGGTCTGTTGCATACCCCGAGATGGCCAAGCGTGGCTATAACAAGGATATGGTGGTGGGCAGCCTTGCGGGGGGCGGCACGCTTGGCCTGTTGATCCCGCCCAGCCTGTCCTTCCTGATTTACGGCGCGCTGACGGAAACCTCTATCGGGCGGCTGTTTGCGGCGGGGATTGTACCGGGCTTGTTGGTCGGGGCGATGTTCATGGCCTATATCTTGGTCAGATGTATCCGCAACCCGTCGCTTGCCCCGCGTGATCCGCATAGCAGCACCCTTTGGGAAATCATTCTTGGGCTGCGACAGATCTGGCCGCTGTTGGCGTTGATCGCAGGTGTGATCGGCACGATTGTTCTTGGCCTTGCCACCCCGACCGAGGCCGCCGGTGTGGGCGTTGTTCTGGCGGTTATCATTTCGTCGATCTGGGGCGATCTGACGTTTTCCAAGCTGATCGAGGCGATTTATAATTCCGTCCTGCTGTTTTCGGCGGTGGGATTTCTCGTGCTGGGCGCGACCATTCTGGCGCAATCGGTCAGCATTCTGGGCCTGCCGCAAAAGATTTTGGAGGTGGTGGCCGAAAGCGGCCTTGGCACCTATAGCGTCTTGCTGTTGGTGGTGCTGATCTATTTGGTTATGGGCTGTTTCTTTGACGGGCTATCCTTGATGATCATGACCTTGCCGGTGGTCTTTCCATTGCTGACGGGCCTTGGTTTTGATGCAATCTGGATCGGTGTGATCATCACGATTGTGATCGAGATCGGCCAGGTGACGCCGCCGGTGGGCTTGAACCTTTCGGTGCTGACCTCGCTCACAAATAACCAAGTCAGCCTTGGCCGCGTCGCCTATGCCACCGTGCCCTATTGGCTGATCCATCTGTTTGCGATCCTGCTGTTGACGCTGTTTCCGGCGTTGGCGCTTTTCCTTCCGAACCTGCTTTTTTAA
- a CDS encoding TRAP transporter small permease has translation MNTIKNIIALGLDRLALACAALAALGMTAIVGIIVTSVMMRKFANSPVHITEEVVGLMLSVSLFLGLPMVTLKQKHVRVSLIADRLQGPSRRVMNIVALLVGIGFFGWLIVETIPWFEFAFKRNLKTETTRLLLWPWMALMPLSLATTGAILLARMVGIIEDFDNAAPNSGNPLE, from the coding sequence GTGAACACAATTAAAAACATCATCGCGCTGGGGCTGGATCGGCTGGCCCTGGCTTGTGCTGCCCTTGCGGCCTTGGGGATGACGGCGATTGTCGGCATCATCGTGACCAGCGTTATGATGCGCAAATTCGCCAATTCGCCGGTCCATATCACCGAAGAAGTCGTTGGCCTGATGCTAAGTGTTTCCTTGTTTCTGGGCCTGCCCATGGTGACATTGAAGCAAAAGCACGTTCGGGTTTCCCTGATCGCGGATCGGCTGCAAGGCCCCTCGCGCAGGGTGATGAACATTGTCGCATTACTGGTCGGGATCGGGTTTTTCGGCTGGTTGATCGTGGAAACAATCCCCTGGTTCGAATTCGCCTTCAAACGCAACCTCAAGACCGAGACGACGCGCCTTTTGCTGTGGCCTTGGATGGCGCTGATGCCGCTTTCGCTGGCGACCACGGGGGCGATTTTGCTGGCGCGTATGGTCGGGATCATTGAGGATTTCGATAACGCGGCACCCAATTCTGGAAACCCCCTCGAATGA
- the dctP gene encoding TRAP transporter substrate-binding protein DctP, translating into MSKIRTSVALGLTALGMTMTPAMAEEWRFNNFLPETRPETAQMEQFVEEVNAALGGETSLKLYSGGSLGLPNTDTLRFLPKGAVEMSLMWANYLGRDAPALSSVVVQGTIGSIEEFEQVIPTVREIYQEEFTDWGVSSVGYVAIPMLSVSVFCRDEPVRTLEDLKSKKLRVWARDQVETFTRLGIAAQIVPQEEMYVAMKTGVVDCALYPALYAHTVSLQEVAKYASYLYPMASGPYVIGVATDRWEATDESVKATITKAADDLWDRTNQYEKDLQLELDARQTLADGGVIWGEDFSDEDRALVVSSMTETWAQLAEEAGGNAPAYRERVLKALGR; encoded by the coding sequence ATGAGCAAAATTCGCACAAGCGTTGCACTGGGCCTTACCGCCCTTGGCATGACCATGACCCCGGCCATGGCCGAGGAATGGCGGTTCAACAACTTCTTGCCCGAAACCCGCCCCGAAACCGCACAGATGGAGCAATTCGTCGAAGAGGTGAACGCAGCGCTGGGCGGTGAGACATCCCTCAAGCTTTATAGCGGTGGCTCGCTGGGCCTGCCCAACACCGACACCTTGCGGTTTTTGCCCAAGGGTGCCGTTGAGATGAGCCTGATGTGGGCGAATTATCTGGGCCGTGATGCCCCCGCCCTTAGCTCGGTCGTGGTTCAGGGGACAATCGGTTCCATTGAGGAATTCGAGCAGGTGATCCCCACCGTGCGCGAGATATATCAAGAAGAGTTCACCGATTGGGGTGTGTCCTCGGTTGGTTATGTTGCGATTCCGATGCTTTCGGTTTCGGTCTTTTGCCGGGATGAGCCTGTGCGCACGCTTGAAGACCTGAAATCCAAGAAGCTGCGGGTTTGGGCGCGTGATCAGGTTGAAACCTTCACTCGTCTGGGCATCGCCGCGCAGATCGTTCCCCAAGAGGAAATGTATGTTGCGATGAAAACCGGCGTCGTGGATTGCGCGCTTTACCCCGCGCTTTACGCCCATACGGTATCGTTGCAAGAGGTCGCTAAATATGCGTCCTACCTCTATCCTATGGCGTCGGGCCCCTATGTGATCGGGGTGGCCACCGACCGTTGGGAGGCAACCGACGAGTCCGTCAAGGCAACCATTACCAAGGCAGCCGATGACCTGTGGGACCGCACCAACCAATATGAAAAAGACCTCCAGCTTGAACTGGACGCGCGCCAGACCCTCGCCGATGGTGGTGTTATCTGGGGGGAGGATTTCTCCGATGAGGATCGCGCGCTGGTTGTGTCTTCGATGACGGAAACCTGGGCACAATTGGCCGAGGAAGCCGGTGGCAATGCGCCCGCGTACCGCGAACGTGTGCTTAAGGCATTGGGTCGCTAA
- the pstB gene encoding phosphate ABC transporter ATP-binding protein PstB: MMDIGMTPKATETTETTAAAPPPPIKPAPESEPLCARIENFSFFYSNGMQAIKNVDMPILDRKVTAIIGPSGCGKSTLLRSLNRMHDLYPGNRYEGRVILEQDGENLIGPEADPVVVRLRVGMVFQKPNPFPKSIFENVAAGLRVRGIKNRAVIEEAVETALKRAAIWDEVKDKLHGSANDLSGGQQQRLCIARALAPNPEILLLDEPTSALDPIATAKVEDLVQELAETVTVVIVTHNMQQAARISHRTAFMYLGELIEFGETSQIFTSPKHPSTESYITGRYG, encoded by the coding sequence ATGATGGATATCGGCATGACCCCCAAAGCCACAGAAACCACAGAAACGACCGCAGCGGCACCGCCGCCCCCGATCAAGCCCGCCCCCGAAAGCGAGCCGCTTTGCGCACGGATAGAGAACTTCAGTTTCTTTTATTCCAACGGGATGCAGGCAATCAAAAATGTCGATATGCCGATCCTTGACCGCAAGGTGACGGCGATCATCGGGCCGTCTGGCTGTGGTAAATCCACCTTGTTGCGCAGCCTGAACCGGATGCATGACCTTTATCCCGGCAACCGCTATGAGGGCCGCGTGATCCTGGAACAGGACGGCGAGAACCTTATTGGCCCCGAGGCCGATCCGGTTGTGGTGCGCCTGCGCGTGGGGATGGTGTTTCAAAAGCCGAACCCGTTCCCCAAGTCAATCTTTGAAAACGTGGCCGCCGGTCTGCGCGTGCGCGGCATCAAAAACCGCGCCGTGATCGAAGAGGCGGTTGAGACCGCCCTCAAACGCGCCGCGATCTGGGATGAGGTCAAGGACAAGCTGCACGGTTCGGCCAATGATCTGTCGGGCGGCCAACAGCAACGCTTGTGCATCGCCCGTGCCCTTGCGCCAAACCCCGAGATCCTGCTTCTGGATGAGCCGACGTCGGCGCTTGACCCGATTGCCACCGCCAAGGTCGAGGACCTTGTGCAAGAGCTTGCAGAAACCGTGACCGTGGTGATCGTGACCCATAACATGCAGCAGGCGGCACGGATTTCACACCGGACGGCCTTTATGTATCTGGGTGAGTTGATCGAGTTTGGTGAAACCAGCCAGATCTTCACCAGTCCGAAACATCCAAGCACAGAAAGCTATATCACCGGTCGCTATGGCTGA
- the pstA gene encoding phosphate ABC transporter permease PstA, whose amino-acid sequence MSVTTQGALGAAVKTDQAAYAAIARAKRCDIIFSAGGLVVMAIAMTLLLTLIGDLVVRGLWRIDYDFLTNFPSRKAERAGILSAWVGSLLIMLVTALLAIPIGVAAGLYLEEYARKGWLANLIEINVANLAGVPSIIYGLLAVGLFVYGMNLGKTVLVAGMTLALLILPIVIVSTREAVRAIPKIIKEGAYGLGADQWQVMWNYILPAARPGILTGAIVGLSRAIGETAPIITIGALTFIAFLPPAPISGELPFINFDWLNAPFTVLPIQMFNWVSRPQADFHTNAAATGVVLMALTLSLNGVAIWIRYRLRKGSRN is encoded by the coding sequence ATGTCTGTAACAACCCAAGGCGCACTGGGTGCCGCGGTCAAGACCGATCAGGCCGCCTATGCCGCCATCGCCCGTGCCAAACGCTGTGATATAATCTTCTCGGCAGGCGGGCTTGTCGTTATGGCCATTGCCATGACCTTGCTGCTGACCCTTATCGGCGATCTTGTTGTGCGCGGCCTATGGCGGATTGACTATGACTTTCTGACCAACTTCCCATCGCGCAAGGCCGAGCGGGCCGGTATTCTTTCGGCTTGGGTCGGCTCTTTGTTGATCATGCTGGTGACGGCGCTGCTGGCGATCCCGATCGGGGTGGCTGCGGGTCTTTATCTGGAAGAATATGCCCGCAAGGGTTGGCTTGCCAATCTGATCGAGATCAACGTCGCCAATCTGGCCGGTGTGCCCTCGATCATCTATGGTCTGCTGGCGGTTGGCCTGTTTGTTTACGGGATGAACCTGGGCAAAACGGTCTTGGTGGCGGGGATGACTTTGGCCCTGTTGATCTTGCCGATTGTCATCGTTTCCACCCGTGAGGCGGTGCGTGCCATCCCCAAGATCATCAAGGAAGGTGCTTATGGCCTTGGGGCCGACCAGTGGCAGGTGATGTGGAACTATATCCTTCCGGCTGCGCGTCCCGGCATTCTGACCGGCGCCATCGTGGGCCTGAGCCGTGCCATCGGTGAAACTGCTCCGATCATCACCATCGGCGCGCTGACCTTCATCGCTTTCCTGCCACCGGCACCGATCTCGGGTGAGTTGCCCTTTATCAACTTTGACTGGCTGAACGCGCCGTTTACGGTTCTGCCCATTCAGATGTTCAACTGGGTTTCGCGCCCGCAGGCCGATTTCCACACCAATGCGGCTGCCACCGGCGTGGTGCTGATGGCGCTGACCCTTTCACTTAACGGCGTTGCGATCTGGATCAGATACCGTCTTCGCAAAGGCTCAAGGAATTAA
- the pstC gene encoding phosphate ABC transporter permease subunit PstC, with translation MIANIMRVFLFLSAALSIFVTTAIVFILVRDSWPFFMQIPLTDFLFGTMWTPVFANPQFGVLPLLFATLQTAGLAMLIAIPFGLTMAIYLSEYARPAVREVIKPALEMLEAVPTVVYGYFALLVMTPFLQQLIPGLKGINLLVPGIILGIMILPYVVSVSEDAMRAVPNGLREGAYALGMAKWQVAIRVVIPGAFSGITAAFILGMSRAVGETMVLAIAAGQNPNLTWDPREGAATITAYIVQMSLGDVAHGSLAYQTIFAVGLLLFLITLLFNVVGFLLRRKFREVY, from the coding sequence ATGATTGCCAACATCATGCGCGTGTTCCTGTTCCTAAGTGCCGCATTGTCGATTTTCGTGACAACGGCCATCGTTTTCATTCTGGTACGCGATTCCTGGCCTTTCTTCATGCAAATCCCGCTGACCGATTTCTTGTTCGGCACGATGTGGACGCCGGTTTTTGCCAACCCGCAATTTGGTGTGTTGCCACTGTTGTTTGCGACCTTGCAGACGGCGGGACTGGCGATGCTGATTGCCATTCCATTCGGCCTGACCATGGCGATCTACCTTAGCGAATATGCCAGACCGGCTGTCCGCGAGGTGATCAAACCCGCGCTAGAGATGCTTGAGGCGGTGCCAACCGTTGTCTACGGCTATTTCGCGCTTTTGGTTATGACGCCGTTCTTGCAGCAGCTTATTCCCGGCCTGAAGGGGATTAACCTACTGGTGCCGGGGATCATCCTTGGCATCATGATCTTGCCCTATGTCGTCTCGGTATCCGAGGATGCGATGCGCGCCGTGCCCAACGGGTTGCGCGAAGGGGCCTATGCGCTTGGCATGGCCAAGTGGCAAGTGGCGATCAGAGTGGTGATACCGGGGGCATTTTCCGGCATCACGGCGGCCTTTATCCTTGGCATGTCCCGTGCTGTGGGCGAAACTATGGTCTTGGCCATCGCTGCGGGTCAAAACCCCAACCTGACGTGGGACCCCCGAGAGGGCGCAGCCACCATCACCGCATATATCGTTCAGATGAGCTTGGGTGATGTGGCGCATGGCTCTCTTGCCTATCAGACCATCTTTGCGGTCGGTTTGCTGCTGTTCCTGATCACCTTGTTATTCAACGTCGTCGGTTTCTTACTGCGCCGCAAATTCCGCGAGGTTTACTAA
- a CDS encoding PstS family phosphate ABC transporter substrate-binding protein — translation MRNFTLTAAAALVLPGFAMAQDAVQIDGSSTVYPVSEAFAEEFQIATGNRVVVGVSGTGGGFKKFCRGETSFSGASRPIKTSEAELCAENGIEFIELPVAMDALAVIANPENTWASCMTVEELKKAYEPEAQGKIDNWSQLNPEFPDHGLTLFGAGTDSGTYDYFTFAIVGEEGASRGDFTATEDDNITIQGVSTDVDAIGFLGLAYLEENRSRVKAVEISYQGGDCVAPTVEAAGDGSYQPLTRPLFIYANKAHLDEKPEVLAYAKFMFDPEHAQELVSETGYLALPKEAFVLAEEKIDARKTGSFFDGGSKIGVSVADLLAAN, via the coding sequence ATGCGTAATTTTACCCTCACAGCTGCTGCTGCCCTTGTTTTGCCCGGTTTTGCTATGGCGCAGGACGCCGTTCAGATTGACGGTTCCTCCACTGTATATCCTGTTTCAGAGGCATTTGCCGAGGAATTCCAGATTGCCACTGGCAACCGCGTTGTGGTCGGTGTGTCCGGCACGGGCGGCGGTTTCAAAAAGTTCTGCCGCGGTGAGACCAGCTTTTCCGGTGCGTCGCGTCCGATCAAAACTTCGGAAGCCGAGTTGTGTGCAGAAAACGGTATCGAGTTTATCGAACTGCCCGTTGCAATGGATGCGCTTGCCGTCATTGCGAACCCGGAAAACACCTGGGCAAGCTGCATGACCGTTGAAGAGCTGAAAAAAGCCTATGAGCCAGAAGCACAGGGCAAAATCGACAACTGGAGCCAGTTGAACCCTGAATTCCCCGACCACGGGTTGACGCTTTTCGGTGCTGGCACCGACTCGGGCACTTATGACTACTTCACCTTCGCGATCGTTGGCGAAGAGGGTGCATCGCGCGGCGATTTCACTGCGACCGAAGATGACAACATCACCATTCAGGGTGTGTCGACCGACGTTGACGCGATCGGCTTTTTGGGTCTGGCCTATCTGGAAGAAAACCGGAGCCGCGTAAAAGCGGTCGAAATTTCTTATCAGGGTGGCGATTGTGTGGCCCCGACGGTCGAGGCCGCCGGTGACGGTTCCTATCAGCCGCTGACCCGCCCGCTGTTCATCTATGCCAATAAGGCGCATCTGGACGAAAAGCCCGAAGTTCTGGCCTATGCCAAGTTCATGTTTGATCCAGAGCATGCGCAGGAACTGGTTTCGGAAACCGGCTATCTTGCCCTGCCAAAAGAGGCCTTCGTTCTGGCCGAGGAAAAGATTGACGCACGCAAGACCGGCTCTTTCTTCGATGGTGGTTCCAAGATCGGCGTAAGCGTTGCCGACCTGCTCGCCGCTAACTGA
- a CDS encoding sensor histidine kinase produces the protein MTDHDMDNRPNVQALIAAFPLPTLVIDTAEQIIALNDAAGKMLGPNAAGRHFTATLRNPKLVRAIERGLRDSAPQSIAYQGIENGADIHYDVHLQQIAKTGQLLVSLQNVEGQAQAEQMRRDFIANVSHELRTPLTGMIGFIETLRTSARDDARARDKFLGTMAREAERMNRLVHDLLSLSRVEAEQRVRPTERLDLRNVLQTTQRNLDRLALKSNVSLKPDLGAEPLFVIGEMDQLLQVFTNLLENAMKYGGADQSVEITSQIIAHDPVLRGPAIGLTIADHGPGIDPIHIPRLTERFYRADSHRSRELGGTGLGLAIVKHILNRHRGRLKISSALGEGAQFTVILPPAPEKS, from the coding sequence ATGACCGACCATGACATGGATAACCGACCAAATGTTCAGGCTCTGATCGCAGCCTTTCCCTTACCCACATTGGTTATTGACACGGCCGAACAGATCATCGCCCTGAACGATGCGGCCGGAAAAATGCTGGGCCCCAACGCTGCAGGACGGCATTTCACCGCTACTTTGCGCAATCCCAAACTGGTGCGCGCGATTGAGAGGGGGCTGCGGGACAGCGCACCCCAAAGCATCGCGTACCAAGGGATAGAGAATGGCGCGGACATCCATTATGATGTCCACCTGCAACAGATCGCCAAAACCGGCCAGCTTCTGGTCAGCCTTCAAAATGTCGAAGGCCAGGCCCAAGCCGAACAGATGCGCCGCGACTTCATCGCCAATGTCAGCCATGAGCTGCGCACCCCCCTGACCGGTATGATCGGCTTTATCGAAACCCTGCGCACCTCGGCCCGTGACGATGCGCGCGCGCGGGATAAATTCTTGGGCACCATGGCGCGAGAGGCCGAGCGGATGAACCGCCTTGTGCATGACCTCCTATCCCTAAGTCGGGTAGAGGCAGAGCAACGCGTGCGCCCCACCGAACGGCTGGACCTGCGCAATGTCTTGCAAACCACCCAGCGCAATCTCGACAGGCTGGCGCTTAAAAGCAATGTCAGCCTGAAGCCCGATCTGGGGGCAGAGCCGTTGTTTGTCATCGGAGAGATGGACCAATTGTTACAGGTCTTTACCAATCTTTTGGAAAACGCGATGAAATACGGCGGCGCGGATCAATCCGTCGAGATTACCAGCCAGATCATCGCACATGATCCGGTTTTGCGCGGCCCCGCGATTGGGCTGACGATTGCCGACCACGGGCCGGGCATCGACCCCATCCACATCCCGCGCCTGACAGAGCGTTTCTACCGCGCCGACAGCCACCGCAGCCGCGAGCTGGGCGGAACCGGCCTTGGGCTGGCGATTGTGAAACATATCCTCAACCGTCACAGGGGCCGGTTGAAAATATCCAGCGCTTTGGGGGAAGGCGCGCAATTCACCGTCATCCTGCCCCCCGCCCCCGAGAAAAGCTGA
- the phoU gene encoding phosphate signaling complex protein PhoU, whose translation MTKDHISSAFDTDLAVIQAQIMKMGGLVEDAIRLGMQSLETRDEELAQQVRAADAAIDELEETINEAAARIIALRAPTAIDLRLILCVIKISGNLERIGDYAKNMAKRTEVLSQVSPIGDSIGTLRRMTRAVQVMLKDALDAYIQHDPALAADVIARDVDVDQMYNALFRELLTFMMEDPRNITACLHLHFIAKNTERMGDHVTAIAEQVVYLATGKQPDENRPKADSTSSTTGV comes from the coding sequence ATGACAAAAGACCATATTTCTTCAGCTTTTGACACCGATCTGGCGGTCATTCAGGCCCAGATCATGAAAATGGGCGGGCTGGTAGAGGATGCCATCCGCCTTGGCATGCAATCGCTTGAAACCCGCGACGAAGAGTTGGCGCAACAGGTTCGCGCCGCCGATGCCGCAATTGACGAACTTGAAGAAACGATAAACGAGGCCGCCGCCCGCATCATCGCCCTGCGCGCCCCCACCGCCATTGACCTGCGCCTGATCCTTTGCGTGATCAAGATCAGCGGCAATCTTGAGCGCATCGGCGACTACGCCAAAAACATGGCCAAACGGACCGAGGTTCTGTCACAGGTCTCGCCCATCGGGGACAGCATCGGCACGCTGCGCCGCATGACCCGCGCGGTTCAGGTGATGCTCAAGGATGCGCTGGACGCCTATATCCAGCATGACCCGGCACTGGCCGCCGATGTGATCGCGCGCGACGTGGATGTCGACCAGATGTATAACGCGCTTTTCCGCGAACTTCTGACCTTCATGATGGAAGATCCGCGCAATATCACCGCCTGCCTGCATCTGCACTTTATCGCCAAAAACACCGAGCGTATGGGCGATCATGTCACCGCCATCGCGGAGCAGGTCGTTTATCTGGCAACCGGTAAGCAACCCGATGAGAACCGCCCCAAGGCAGATTCGACCTCATCGACAACAGGGGTCTAA
- the phoB gene encoding phosphate regulon transcriptional regulator PhoB, whose product MAALQPQVLLVEDEPAQREVLTYNLEAEGFSVRCAENGEEAILMVNEALPNLVILDWMIPLMSGIEVCRQLKNRFDTRNIPIIMLSARSEEVDTVRGLETGADDYVIKPYSVLELMARVRTQLRRAGVAMAGGALAFEDITLDVESHRVCRNDQELKLGPIEFRLLTRLMERPGRVFSREQLLDLIWGRDIFVDTRTVDVHVARLRKQLTRFGGDNPIRTIRGSGYAIG is encoded by the coding sequence ATGGCAGCCCTGCAACCACAAGTGCTTCTGGTCGAGGATGAACCGGCACAGCGTGAGGTTCTGACATATAATCTGGAGGCAGAGGGATTCTCTGTTCGTTGCGCAGAAAACGGCGAAGAGGCCATCTTGATGGTCAACGAAGCCCTGCCCAATCTTGTTATCCTCGACTGGATGATCCCCCTGATGAGCGGGATCGAGGTTTGTCGCCAACTCAAGAACCGCTTTGATACCCGCAATATCCCGATCATCATGCTCTCGGCGCGGTCGGAAGAGGTCGATACCGTGCGCGGTTTGGAAACCGGCGCCGATGATTATGTGATCAAGCCCTATTCCGTGCTGGAGCTGATGGCGCGGGTGCGTACACAGCTGCGCCGCGCCGGTGTCGCAATGGCAGGCGGCGCGCTGGCATTCGAAGATATCACCCTTGATGTCGAAAGCCACCGCGTGTGCCGCAACGATCAGGAATTGAAACTGGGACCGATAGAGTTCCGGCTCTTGACCCGCCTGATGGAACGCCCGGGCCGGGTGTTCAGCCGCGAGCAATTGCTCGACCTGATCTGGGGGCGCGATATATTCGTCGATACGCGCACGGTTGATGTCCATGTCGCGCGGCTGCGCAAACAGTTGACACGTTTTGGCGGGGACAACCCGATCCGGACCATTCGCGGTTCAGGCTATGCCATCGGCTAG
- a CDS encoding DUF1638 domain-containing protein, which translates to MKALPDDRSLTETGLAPLGEGRVLLIACGALAHEILALKRLNGWAHLDLRCLPANLHLWPDRIPPAVEAAVAEHRADYDKIFVVYADCGTGGQLFDTCKRLGVEMVEGPHCYSFFEGNAAFAVKAEDEFRAFYLTDFLVRQFDAFVWRPMGLDRHPELRDMYFGNYTTLIYQAQTNDPALDAKAEDCAKRLGLVYLRRFTGYGDLAPALARQIP; encoded by the coding sequence ATGAAAGCGCTGCCCGATGACCGCAGCCTGACCGAAACCGGCCTCGCACCGCTCGGAGAGGGTCGCGTCTTGCTGATTGCCTGCGGGGCGCTGGCGCATGAGATCCTTGCCTTGAAACGGTTGAACGGCTGGGCGCACCTCGACCTGCGCTGCCTGCCCGCCAATTTGCACCTTTGGCCCGACCGCATTCCCCCCGCAGTTGAAGCGGCCGTGGCAGAACACCGCGCGGATTATGACAAGATCTTTGTGGTCTATGCCGATTGCGGCACCGGTGGGCAGTTGTTCGATACCTGCAAAAGACTGGGGGTCGAAATGGTTGAGGGCCCGCATTGCTATTCGTTTTTTGAAGGGAATGCCGCATTTGCCGTTAAGGCCGAGGATGAATTCCGCGCCTTCTACCTTACCGATTTTCTGGTGCGCCAGTTTGATGCCTTTGTCTGGCGGCCCATGGGGCTTGATCGTCACCCCGAACTACGAGACATGTATTTTGGAAATTACACCACGCTGATTTATCAGGCGCAAACCAATGACCCCGCACTGGATGCCAAGGCCGAGGACTGCGCCAAGCGGCTCGGGCTGGTCTATCTTCGCCGCTTTACCGGCTACGGCGATCTTGCGCCTGCGCTGGCCCGTCAAATACCCTAG